The following proteins are co-located in the Microvirga ossetica genome:
- a CDS encoding adenylate/guanylate cyclase domain-containing protein gives MSQVDALFPPLRQVADSQAVAAIEHLVREAPDRALHRVNALAFAKDNGVDEEQAIAAFLHATRLGLFEMSWNVLCPACGGVLDAGTSLKSINRAEYRCAFCAIGYEPNLDEIVEVTFTVSPRLRQIAGHDPNGLPIWEYCRQMFWSSGVALPENLESVVEEITLEALELPPGEKAILSLQLPEKFVIIFDPVTHATQFIDVKGAAARERQSLSLVFDHAMAASEPVELHPGPVRLSLENHRDVRLLPTVWVADERLNDLVARRRPYLTAKRLLTNQTFRDLHRTDMLDVDQRLKITSMTFLFTDLRGSTELYDRIGDLAAYDLVRAHFRVLSESVVAEAGAVVKTIGDAVMATFPTPQQAIAAAFRMREGMRRLNEEQQREDLYLKIGIHEGPCLAVTLNDRQDYFGQTVNVAARVQGVADARAICATGSVIDDPQSSRLLKTVGVRPEPHSTVLRGISDEMTIYEIP, from the coding sequence ATGTCCCAAGTTGACGCTCTCTTCCCACCCCTCAGACAAGTGGCCGACTCTCAAGCCGTCGCCGCCATAGAGCACCTCGTCCGAGAAGCCCCTGATCGTGCACTGCATCGCGTGAATGCGCTTGCCTTCGCAAAAGACAACGGCGTTGATGAAGAACAGGCGATCGCCGCCTTCCTGCACGCCACGCGCCTTGGGCTATTTGAAATGTCATGGAATGTGTTGTGTCCAGCCTGTGGCGGTGTTCTTGACGCAGGCACCAGCTTGAAGTCGATCAATCGTGCCGAATATCGGTGCGCCTTTTGCGCGATCGGCTATGAGCCGAACCTGGACGAGATCGTCGAGGTAACCTTTACCGTAAGCCCGCGGCTCCGCCAGATCGCTGGGCATGATCCGAACGGTCTTCCTATCTGGGAGTATTGCCGGCAGATGTTCTGGAGTTCTGGTGTCGCTCTGCCCGAGAACCTGGAATCGGTGGTTGAGGAGATCACCCTTGAGGCTCTTGAGCTGCCTCCCGGTGAGAAGGCGATCCTGTCTTTGCAGCTGCCGGAGAAGTTCGTCATCATCTTCGACCCGGTGACTCATGCGACGCAGTTCATCGACGTCAAGGGCGCGGCGGCCCGCGAGCGCCAAAGCCTCTCGCTCGTGTTTGATCACGCCATGGCGGCAAGCGAGCCCGTCGAGCTGCACCCTGGACCGGTCCGTCTCTCACTTGAGAACCACCGCGACGTGCGGCTTCTGCCGACAGTGTGGGTTGCGGATGAACGGCTCAATGATCTTGTCGCGCGGCGACGGCCATATCTGACCGCCAAGCGTCTCTTGACCAACCAGACCTTCCGGGATCTTCACCGGACCGATATGCTCGACGTGGACCAGCGCTTGAAGATCACCAGCATGACCTTCTTGTTCACGGACCTGAGAGGCTCAACAGAGCTGTACGATCGCATTGGCGATCTCGCGGCGTACGACCTCGTGCGGGCGCATTTTCGGGTCCTGTCCGAGAGTGTAGTCGCCGAAGCTGGAGCCGTTGTGAAGACGATCGGGGATGCGGTAATGGCGACCTTTCCCACTCCACAGCAGGCGATCGCCGCAGCCTTCCGCATGCGCGAAGGAATGCGTCGCCTCAATGAGGAGCAGCAGCGGGAGGATCTCTACCTCAAGATTGGAATTCATGAAGGGCCTTGTCTCGCGGTGACCTTAAACGACCGCCAGGATTATTTCGGTCAGACCGTCAATGTGGCGGCTCGTGTCCAGGGGGTGGCCGATGCTCGCGCAATCTGTGCGACGGGGTCAGTGATCGATGATCCTCAGTCGTCCCGGCTGCTCAAGACTGTTGGTGTTAGGCCTGAGCCGCACTCCACAGTTCTGCGGGGGATCTCTGATGAGATGACGATCTACGAAATTCCATAG
- the uxaC gene encoding glucuronate isomerase: protein MLIHPDRLFPVEPATRDVAYRLYAEVRDLPIISPHGHTDPRWYAENEPFPDPAALFVIPDHYVFRMLYSQGVRLEDLGLATRDGGAVERDPRAIWRRFASHYHLFRGTPTRAWLDHTFATLFGFTERLSAANADAYYDRIDEALRTPEFRPRALFDRFRIEAIATTESPLDPLKHHETIRRSGWKGRVVTAYRPDPVVDPEFEGFRENLVRFGEITGCDTATWGGYLEAHRKRRAFFREYDATSTDHGHPTGRTANLSQADAEALFRRVSTGDANSEDAELFRAQMLTEMAAMSVEDGMVMQIHPGSFRNHNDALYRRFGRDMGADIPLQTDYVRALKPLLDRFGNEPNFTLILFTLDETSYSRELAPLAGHYPALKLGPAWWFFDAPEGMRRFREITTETAGFYNTVGFNDDTRAYLSIPARHDVARRVDCAYLANLVTTHRLDEDEAHEVAHDLAYRLAKEAYKL, encoded by the coding sequence ATGCTGATTCATCCGGACCGGCTGTTTCCTGTCGAGCCCGCCACTCGCGATGTGGCGTACAGGCTCTATGCGGAAGTGCGGGATCTGCCCATCATCTCGCCGCATGGCCACACGGATCCCCGCTGGTATGCGGAAAACGAGCCGTTCCCGGATCCGGCGGCACTCTTCGTCATTCCCGATCATTATGTTTTCCGCATGCTTTACAGCCAGGGCGTGCGGCTGGAAGACCTTGGTCTCGCGACAAGGGACGGCGGCGCCGTCGAGCGCGACCCGCGGGCGATCTGGCGTCGCTTCGCCTCGCATTATCATCTCTTCCGCGGCACACCCACGCGTGCCTGGCTCGATCATACCTTCGCGACCCTGTTCGGTTTCACCGAGCGGCTCTCGGCCGCAAATGCGGATGCCTACTACGACCGCATCGACGAGGCGCTGCGCACGCCGGAATTCCGCCCGCGCGCGCTCTTCGATCGCTTCCGCATCGAGGCCATCGCCACGACGGAAAGCCCCCTCGATCCGCTGAAGCATCACGAGACCATCCGCCGATCGGGCTGGAAGGGACGGGTGGTGACGGCCTATCGTCCGGATCCGGTCGTCGATCCCGAATTCGAAGGCTTTCGCGAGAACCTCGTCCGCTTCGGTGAGATCACCGGCTGCGATACCGCGACCTGGGGAGGTTATCTGGAAGCGCATCGCAAGCGGCGCGCCTTCTTCCGCGAATATGACGCTACTTCCACCGACCACGGCCACCCCACCGGGCGGACCGCCAACCTTTCGCAGGCCGATGCCGAGGCCCTCTTCCGCCGCGTCTCGACGGGAGATGCGAATTCTGAGGATGCGGAGCTGTTCCGTGCCCAGATGCTGACCGAGATGGCGGCCATGAGCGTGGAGGACGGCATGGTCATGCAGATCCATCCTGGCTCGTTCCGTAACCACAACGATGCGCTATACCGCCGCTTCGGTCGCGACATGGGCGCCGACATTCCGCTGCAGACGGACTACGTTCGTGCGCTCAAGCCGCTGCTCGACCGCTTCGGCAACGAGCCGAACTTCACGCTCATCCTCTTCACTCTCGACGAGACGAGCTACTCGCGGGAGCTGGCGCCGCTTGCCGGGCATTATCCGGCTTTGAAGCTCGGTCCCGCCTGGTGGTTCTTCGATGCGCCGGAGGGCATGCGCCGTTTCCGTGAGATCACGACGGAAACCGCCGGCTTCTACAACACAGTCGGCTTTAACGACGACACCCGAGCGTACTTGTCCATTCCGGCGCGGCATGACGTCGCCCGCCGGGTGGACTGTGCCTATCTCGCCAACCTCGT